AAAAACAGTATCAGATAAAAACAGCTTCTCACAGGCACTCTACCATTTGGCACTCACGTAAGCCGTTATGGAATGAACCGTTCCATCGAATTGGGAATAAAATTTATCATAGTAATCCTGCAACATATATTCCATCGAGCAGGTCAGGTTTCTGGTAAACCTGTAATTGCCACGGGCAGAAAAGGAGGTCTCAACCGTTTTTGACCGTGAAAGCTCGGTAATACCGCTTGTGTATCCATAAGGATCAGGAAATGTCTTGTTTTCAGGCTTGAACTCCGAGAGCGAGTGCACCTCCTGCAAGGTCAGGGAAAGATCCGCTTTTTCGGTGAAACGATAGGCCGTACCCAAAGAATAAAGATGGGACGCGGACCTGTAATTGGATGCTGCCAGGCTGCCATCTCCGGTTATGGAAAACATCAGTCCCTGATCCATATCGTTTTGCAGGAACCCGTAACTGGCAGTAATGGTAAGTTTTGGGAAAGGGCTGAACCACGCGGCGGTCGTGAAGTTGCGGGTGGTCTTGTCTCTTGATAAAAGGGGAGAGAACTGGGCGTATTCAACGGGAGGGGTGGAGGAACTAATAACCCTTCTTTGCATCTCATCATTGAGTTCTCGGCTGTTGCGATAGCTTGCCGTGAAGCCGAGCCTTCCGGACAGGTTGTAGTTGGAGGTCAATTCTCCTTCATGCTTTTGGGCGAAAGACGTGCCATATGATGGGTGGTCGGTTGAGGTATAGCCGTAACGGGCAGTCACCCTGAGTCCCTTCAAGGGACGACTGATAACGGAAATGGACCCCTTGTGGGTACTCTCGTTTTCATTGAGATACCAATTGAGGGTTTCGTCAAGGTAATGAACCAGGTTGCGATGCAGGAATTCACCTTTGTATTCACCCTTGACCGTAAGTTGGTTGGTGGGACGAAATAACAGGGTCGCCAGAATTACGTCCTTTTCTGTGCCAATGGAAGGGCGAACAGCCAGGATGTTATTGATAAAAAAGCTATTGGTGATGGTGGAGGGGTTGCGGTTCTCCACCTCCTGCCGCCGGTATTTAAACCCTAACGACAGCTCCTTGAACGGCGTATAAACCAGATCACCGGCGTAATTATGCAGATTTGCCGAAGTCTGATCGGCTCCCGTAGTGTCGTTCAACCGTGACAGGTTGTCCCTCTTGCCGTAGGTATAGGATCCTGCCCCCACAAGGCCGCCTGCCAGTGAAGTGTGTAATTTCACCGTATGGGCAAAATAACGGCTGTCCGTATCTTCATTATGTTCCTGTATGCCAGACCTGTGAATGCTGCCAAAGACATTGCGCTCGACATAATTATCCCTGAGTTGTTCGGCTTTATTGATGAACTGCCTGATCTGGAAGTTGTATATCAGGTCGATCGGACCCAGATGAGTATCGAAGCCTATCTTTCCCTCATGTGTCTCACGATTTACGGATCTGGATCTGGCAAAGAAGTTGTTCAGCGTCCCTTCAAAGGCAATATCCGCAAAGCGTATCTGACTTGTACCTTCTTTTACCATGCGCCAGTAGCCCAAGTTCACATGCAGTGGAAAGTCATGGATTTTGTAACGCAGACTGGCCGAATCCTGTTCGGTCTTCAGGCCGTACCCGGTCAGGGAAGAATCCTGATGGGGAATATAAGCGATACCTGGAAAATCAATCGGCTCGCTAAATAGTATTTCTCCGGTCGTATTGTGAAACAGAGCCTCGGTGCGCAGATGAAAGCGGTATTCACCGGCATAGTCGAAATTCAGATCGCCGTAATAATCTTTGTCGTTAAGATAGTTACCGTCCAGGGTAAATTTAAGGTCCTGCCCCAGCCTGTTGTAACTGGCACCGCCAATAATACCTGAATGCAGATAATTGTATTTGGAAGCGCGTCCGCCATAGTTGTCGATGGTCAGAAATCTGTATCCGGTGTATCCCTCCAGCAAAGAATGGGTCTCTGCAGCTTTTGCAGGAAATGCCTCTTGCAGCAGGGCTTCATCCAGCTCCGATAATTCGGAGCCGTCAGCAAGGTGGTTTTCTGTCTCGGTCGAAGTATCTGGTTTCTCCGAAGCCAAAGCATTGATAACCGAGAGATTAAACACAACTAATGCTGCCGCAAGCAAACAGGTCAATCTTAAGAGCTTTATCACCAGCAATCTCCTTCTGCGCAAACGGAACGGTTTTTTTACTGACGCATTGTGCCCAGGCCGGTTACACCAGTTGACGGAATATCACTTCCATGAATCTGTGAATGGCAATCCGTGCAGCGATTGGAAAAGAGCTGTTTTGTTCCAGTGGTTCCGGCCATATGACCTGCATGGCACTGCAGGCAAAGAAATGGCATCGTTGTATTCAGAAGCTGGTTGTTGGTTGACCCGTGGGGGGAATGGCAATTGGTGCAATTCTCAGTGACATCGCCATGCTCGAAGACGAAGGGACCCTGTTTCTCCATGTGGCATTTCGTGCATGTTTCCTTTGGAGTATCGCCTTTAAGGAGGCTTTCCTGTGTGGACCCGTGGACATCATGACAGTCGGCACAGGCCATCTTTTTCTCCACCAGGGGGTGATGTGAATACAAGTTGTTTTCAATTCTTACCTGTGGATGGCAGCCATAGCATAACTCAGCCATCTCTTCATGCTTGACTTTCTGCTGTGGCCCCTGATGCAGCTTATGGCAATCAAGGCAACTCACGTCACTCAATGCGTGGGCACTGGCATTCCAGTGGGCCAGGGTCGGGATGGAAGCTGCGGAATGGCATTTAAGGCAGATAAGTGACTGGGCCTGGGCGGGGAGGTTCAGAATATCGAGGAATGTCTTGGAATCGCATTTTGTTTTCCTGGCGTCGTTCAATTCAGGGTCTTCAGGAAGGTCCATTATGGCAAGGCTTCCCGGACCATGGCAAGATTCGCAGTTGACCAGCGGCAGTCCTGTTCCCGGTTTTATCTGCTCACCATGGACGCTGTGCCGGAAATCGTCGGTTATCTTGTCATGGGCATGGCATTTGGCAACGCAATTGTCGGTTCCCACATAATCCGCATCAAACCTGCCGACGATCATTCTTTCATAGTCAGAAACCGGCAGAAGCGGTTTTGTCTGCTTCAGCTGGGAACAGGCTGCCGACAGCACAGCAACAGCCACGGCAATGAAAACACGGCACAGCATTCCCCTGTTGACTGTCATCTAATCCCCTCGTATTCCCTTTGTTGTCGTGTAGATGAAACCCTTTACGATCGGATTCTCGCTCTTTTTGATCTGTGCCGGAGAGCCTACCTCGATAATCTTGCCTCCATGCATCATGGCAATACGGTCTGAAATGTAGAGTGCAAAATTCAAATCATGGGTGACTATAACGGTCGTATTTTTAGTAGTTTCCTTGAGTTTCAAAATAGTATTGGCAAGCTCGTCCGTAGTTACCGGGTCCAGCTCTGCAGTGGGCTCGTCATAAAGTATCAGATCAGGGTTCATGGCCAGGGAACGGGCAATGGCAACCCTTTTTTTCATCCCCCCCGAAAGTTCGGAGGTCCTCAAATTTTCCGTGTCCTGCAGGCCTACCTTTTCCAGTTTTTCAGTTATGATCTGCCTGATCCTCACTTCCTTGCAGATGCGCTTTTCGCGCAACCAAAGACCGACGTTTTCGCCAACTGTCAGTGAATTAAAGAGCGCAGAAGACTGAAAGACCATGCTGTAGCGGTAGTCTCTGATGGAGTTGTTTTTAATCCTGTTGAAAATGGGATTGCCGTCAATATAGATCTCACCGCTGTCCGGTGTTTCAAGCTTGACCACATGTTTCAATAAAACACTTTTCCCGGTACCGGACGGACCGATTATACTGAAAGTTTCACCGGCCTTTATCTCCAGATCGATATCCTGTAGAACATGCTTTTCACCAAAATACTTGTTCAGTTTGTCGATCCTGATGTCTACACCACGGGTATCATTAAGGTTGACATTGCATTCCATCTCATTGTCAAAGATGGAACCGGTGAGGCCATGCTTTATTTTTTCAAACACAGAAGCTCCCATGGGACTAAACTTAAAACAGATATTTATGTCTGTTGGTAAAATAATGCTTGT
This region of Geotalea daltonii FRC-32 genomic DNA includes:
- a CDS encoding ABC transporter ATP-binding protein, encoding MFEKIKHGLTGSIFDNEMECNVNLNDTRGVDIRIDKLNKYFGEKHVLQDIDLEIKAGETFSIIGPSGTGKSVLLKHVVKLETPDSGEIYIDGNPIFNRIKNNSIRDYRYSMVFQSSALFNSLTVGENVGLWLREKRICKEVRIRQIITEKLEKVGLQDTENLRTSELSGGMKKRVAIARSLAMNPDLILYDEPTAELDPVTTDELANTILKLKETTKNTTVIVTHDLNFALYISDRIAMMHGGKIIEVGSPAQIKKSENPIVKGFIYTTTKGIRGD
- a CDS encoding DmsE family decaheme c-type cytochrome, giving the protein MTVNRGMLCRVFIAVAVAVLSAACSQLKQTKPLLPVSDYERMIVGRFDADYVGTDNCVAKCHAHDKITDDFRHSVHGEQIKPGTGLPLVNCESCHGPGSLAIMDLPEDPELNDARKTKCDSKTFLDILNLPAQAQSLICLKCHSAASIPTLAHWNASAHALSDVSCLDCHKLHQGPQQKVKHEEMAELCYGCHPQVRIENNLYSHHPLVEKKMACADCHDVHGSTQESLLKGDTPKETCTKCHMEKQGPFVFEHGDVTENCTNCHSPHGSTNNQLLNTTMPFLCLQCHAGHMAGTTGTKQLFSNRCTDCHSQIHGSDIPSTGVTGLGTMRQ